A stretch of Gossypium hirsutum isolate 1008001.06 chromosome A06, Gossypium_hirsutum_v2.1, whole genome shotgun sequence DNA encodes these proteins:
- the LOC107962913 gene encoding homeobox protein knotted-1-like 3 isoform X1, translated as MSFHHNHLSSQDLPLHPHFADHHHHQRQPAQFTETGGPNWLNAALLRSEQTQPPPQPHGDHFSDHPSFLNLHIAETVSDSNAAGHQAPNRWLSCSSSSLLQRNHSDVIEDVAATAAAAAAGGGGDSMVAVESGELKNSNSETMNKSEGVVVQSGGDAAVNWQNARCKAEILAHPLYEQLLSAHVSCLRIATPVDQLPRIDSQLAQLQHAVAKYSALGGAAQGLVADDKELDQFMTQYVVLLCSFKEQLQQHVRVHAMEAVMACWEIEQSLQSLTGVSPGEGTGATMSDDDEDQVESDANLFDASFDGPDSMGFGPLIPTETERSLMERVRRELKHELKQGYKEKIVDIREEILRKRRAGKLPGDTTSVLKAWWQAHSKWPYPTVKTEIKKRNTQYGDRLRRDSKSPTRQNQTYYIESQTYECGGHAIVLGIILLQLYWGERKGLICIVRL; from the exons ATGTCGTTTCACCACAACCACCTTTCCTCCCAAGACCTACCTCTCCATCCTCACTTCGCcgaccaccaccaccaccaacgACAACCGGCGCAATTTACGGAAACCGGCGGTCCCAATTGGTTAAACGCCGCCCTCCTCCGTTCGGAGCAGACTCAGCCACCACCGCAGCCTCACGGTGATCATTTTTCTGATCACCCGAGCTTCCTCAACCTTCATATTGCAGAAACTGTTTCAGACTCCAACGCCGCGGGTCACCAAGCTCCGAACCGGTGGCTATCGTGCTCGTCGTCTTCGCTTCTTCAACGCAACCACAGCGATGTCATCGAAGACGTGGCGGCCAccgcagcagcagcagcagcaggaGGTGGTGGGGACTCCATGGTCGCCGTGGAATCTGGGGAATTGAAGAACAGCAACAGCGAGACCATGAACAAGAGCGAAGGCGTCGTGGTGCAAAGCGGAGGAGATGCGGCGGTGAATTGGCAAAATGCGAGGTGCAAGGCGGAGATATTAGCCCACCCTTTGTATGAGCAGCTACTGTCGGCCCACGTGTCGTGTCTTAGGATCGCCACGCCGGTGGACCAGCTCCCGAGGATCGACTCTCAGCTGGCTCAGTTGCAGCACGCGGTGGCCAAGTACTCCGCTCTTGGCGGCGCAGCCCAGGGCTTGGTTGCGGACGACAAAGAACTCGATCAGTTCATG ACGCAATATGTTGTATTGCTATGTTCGTTTAAAGAACAATTGCAACAACATGTTCGGGTCCATGCAATGGAAGCAGTTATGGCATGCTGGGAAATTGAACAATCCTTACAGAGCTTAACAG GAGTTTCACCAGGGGAAGGTACGGGGGCAACAATGTCAGATGATGATGAAGACCAAGTGGAGAGTGATGCAAACTTGTTTGATGCAAGTTTCGACGGTCCTGATTCAATGGGATTTGGCCCTCTCATTCCGACGGAGACTGAAAGGTCTTTGATGGAGCGTGTGAGACGGGAACTCAAACACGAACTCAAACAG GGTTACAAAGAGAAAATTGTTGACATAAGGGAGGAAATTTTACGTAAGAGAAGGGCAGGAAAGCTTCCAGGGGATACGACGTCGGTTTTAAAAGCTTGGTGGCAGGCACATTCCAAGTGGCCATATCCTACT GtgaaaactgaaattaaaaaaagaaacacaCAATATGGCGATCGTCTCCGACGGGATAGCAAATCACCGACACGACAAAACCAAACATACTACATAGAAAGCCAAACATACGAATGTGGTGGCCATGCAATAGTTTTAGGGATTATATTATTGCAACTTTACTGGGGAGAAAGGAAAGGGTTAATTTGTATTGTTAGATTATGA
- the LOC107962913 gene encoding homeobox protein knotted-1-like 3 isoform X4 — protein MSFHHNHLSSQDLPLHPHFADHHHHQRQPAQFTETGGPNWLNAALLRSEQTQPPPQPHGDHFSDHPSFLNLHIAETVSDSNAAGHQAPNRWLSCSSSSLLQRNHSDVIEDVAATAAAAAAGGGGDSMVAVESGELKNSNSETMNKSEGVVVQSGGDAAVNWQNARCKAEILAHPLYEQLLSAHVSCLRIATPVDQLPRIDSQLAQLQHAVAKYSALGGAAQGLVADDKELDQFMTQYVVLLCSFKEQLQQHVRVHAMEAVMACWEIEQSLQSLTGVSPGEGTGATMSDDDEDQVESDANLFDASFDGPDSMGFGPLIPTETERSLMERVRRELKHELKQGYKEKIVDIREEILRKRRAGKLPGDTTSVLKAWWQAHSKWPYPTYCR, from the exons ATGTCGTTTCACCACAACCACCTTTCCTCCCAAGACCTACCTCTCCATCCTCACTTCGCcgaccaccaccaccaccaacgACAACCGGCGCAATTTACGGAAACCGGCGGTCCCAATTGGTTAAACGCCGCCCTCCTCCGTTCGGAGCAGACTCAGCCACCACCGCAGCCTCACGGTGATCATTTTTCTGATCACCCGAGCTTCCTCAACCTTCATATTGCAGAAACTGTTTCAGACTCCAACGCCGCGGGTCACCAAGCTCCGAACCGGTGGCTATCGTGCTCGTCGTCTTCGCTTCTTCAACGCAACCACAGCGATGTCATCGAAGACGTGGCGGCCAccgcagcagcagcagcagcaggaGGTGGTGGGGACTCCATGGTCGCCGTGGAATCTGGGGAATTGAAGAACAGCAACAGCGAGACCATGAACAAGAGCGAAGGCGTCGTGGTGCAAAGCGGAGGAGATGCGGCGGTGAATTGGCAAAATGCGAGGTGCAAGGCGGAGATATTAGCCCACCCTTTGTATGAGCAGCTACTGTCGGCCCACGTGTCGTGTCTTAGGATCGCCACGCCGGTGGACCAGCTCCCGAGGATCGACTCTCAGCTGGCTCAGTTGCAGCACGCGGTGGCCAAGTACTCCGCTCTTGGCGGCGCAGCCCAGGGCTTGGTTGCGGACGACAAAGAACTCGATCAGTTCATG ACGCAATATGTTGTATTGCTATGTTCGTTTAAAGAACAATTGCAACAACATGTTCGGGTCCATGCAATGGAAGCAGTTATGGCATGCTGGGAAATTGAACAATCCTTACAGAGCTTAACAG GAGTTTCACCAGGGGAAGGTACGGGGGCAACAATGTCAGATGATGATGAAGACCAAGTGGAGAGTGATGCAAACTTGTTTGATGCAAGTTTCGACGGTCCTGATTCAATGGGATTTGGCCCTCTCATTCCGACGGAGACTGAAAGGTCTTTGATGGAGCGTGTGAGACGGGAACTCAAACACGAACTCAAACAG GGTTACAAAGAGAAAATTGTTGACATAAGGGAGGAAATTTTACGTAAGAGAAGGGCAGGAAAGCTTCCAGGGGATACGACGTCGGTTTTAAAAGCTTGGTGGCAGGCACATTCCAAGTGGCCATATCCTACT TATTGCAGGtga
- the LOC107962913 gene encoding homeobox protein knotted-1-like 3 isoform X2 has translation MSFHHNHLSSQDLPLHPHFADHHHHQRQPAQFTETGGPNWLNAALLRSEQTQPPPQPHGDHFSDHPSFLNLHIAETVSDSNAAGHQAPNRWLSCSSSSLLQRNHSDVIEDVAATAAAAAAGGGGDSMVAVESGELKNSNSETMNKSEGVVVQSGGDAAVNWQNARCKAEILAHPLYEQLLSAHVSCLRIATPVDQLPRIDSQLAQLQHAVAKYSALGGAAQGLVADDKELDQFMTQYVVLLCSFKEQLQQHVRVHAMEAVMACWEIEQSLQSLTGVSPGEGTGATMSDDDEDQVESDANLFDASFDGPDSMGFGPLIPTETERSLMERVRRELKHELKQGYKEKIVDIREEILRKRRAGKLPGDTTSVLKAWWQAHSKWPYPTEEDKARLVQETGLQLKQINNWFINQRKRNWHTNPSTSTALKTKRKTIAGEN, from the exons ATGTCGTTTCACCACAACCACCTTTCCTCCCAAGACCTACCTCTCCATCCTCACTTCGCcgaccaccaccaccaccaacgACAACCGGCGCAATTTACGGAAACCGGCGGTCCCAATTGGTTAAACGCCGCCCTCCTCCGTTCGGAGCAGACTCAGCCACCACCGCAGCCTCACGGTGATCATTTTTCTGATCACCCGAGCTTCCTCAACCTTCATATTGCAGAAACTGTTTCAGACTCCAACGCCGCGGGTCACCAAGCTCCGAACCGGTGGCTATCGTGCTCGTCGTCTTCGCTTCTTCAACGCAACCACAGCGATGTCATCGAAGACGTGGCGGCCAccgcagcagcagcagcagcaggaGGTGGTGGGGACTCCATGGTCGCCGTGGAATCTGGGGAATTGAAGAACAGCAACAGCGAGACCATGAACAAGAGCGAAGGCGTCGTGGTGCAAAGCGGAGGAGATGCGGCGGTGAATTGGCAAAATGCGAGGTGCAAGGCGGAGATATTAGCCCACCCTTTGTATGAGCAGCTACTGTCGGCCCACGTGTCGTGTCTTAGGATCGCCACGCCGGTGGACCAGCTCCCGAGGATCGACTCTCAGCTGGCTCAGTTGCAGCACGCGGTGGCCAAGTACTCCGCTCTTGGCGGCGCAGCCCAGGGCTTGGTTGCGGACGACAAAGAACTCGATCAGTTCATG ACGCAATATGTTGTATTGCTATGTTCGTTTAAAGAACAATTGCAACAACATGTTCGGGTCCATGCAATGGAAGCAGTTATGGCATGCTGGGAAATTGAACAATCCTTACAGAGCTTAACAG GAGTTTCACCAGGGGAAGGTACGGGGGCAACAATGTCAGATGATGATGAAGACCAAGTGGAGAGTGATGCAAACTTGTTTGATGCAAGTTTCGACGGTCCTGATTCAATGGGATTTGGCCCTCTCATTCCGACGGAGACTGAAAGGTCTTTGATGGAGCGTGTGAGACGGGAACTCAAACACGAACTCAAACAG GGTTACAAAGAGAAAATTGTTGACATAAGGGAGGAAATTTTACGTAAGAGAAGGGCAGGAAAGCTTCCAGGGGATACGACGTCGGTTTTAAAAGCTTGGTGGCAGGCACATTCCAAGTGGCCATATCCTACT gAGGAAGATAAGGCAAGGTTGGTTCAAGAAACAGGGTTACAATTAAAACAGATAAACAATTGGTTCATCAATCAAAGGAAGCGAAACTGGCACACTAATCCATCTACTTCTACCGCCTTGAAGACCAAACGTAAAAC TATTGCAGGtgaaaactga
- the LOC107962913 gene encoding homeobox protein knotted-1-like 3 isoform X3 — MSFHHNHLSSQDLPLHPHFADHHHHQRQPAQFTETGGPNWLNAALLRSEQTQPPPQPHGDHFSDHPSFLNLHIAETVSDSNAAGHQAPNRWLSCSSSSLLQRNHSDVIEDVAATAAAAAAGGGGDSMVAVESGELKNSNSETMNKSEGVVVQSGGDAAVNWQNARCKAEILAHPLYEQLLSAHVSCLRIATPVDQLPRIDSQLAQLQHAVAKYSALGGAAQGLVADDKELDQFMTQYVVLLCSFKEQLQQHVRVHAMEAVMACWEIEQSLQSLTGVSPGEGTGATMSDDDEDQVESDANLFDASFDGPDSMGFGPLIPTETERSLMERVRRELKHELKQGYKEKIVDIREEILRKRRAGKLPGDTTSVLKAWWQAHSKWPYPTEEDKARLVQETGLQLKQINNWFINQRKRNWHTNPSTSTALKTKRKT; from the exons ATGTCGTTTCACCACAACCACCTTTCCTCCCAAGACCTACCTCTCCATCCTCACTTCGCcgaccaccaccaccaccaacgACAACCGGCGCAATTTACGGAAACCGGCGGTCCCAATTGGTTAAACGCCGCCCTCCTCCGTTCGGAGCAGACTCAGCCACCACCGCAGCCTCACGGTGATCATTTTTCTGATCACCCGAGCTTCCTCAACCTTCATATTGCAGAAACTGTTTCAGACTCCAACGCCGCGGGTCACCAAGCTCCGAACCGGTGGCTATCGTGCTCGTCGTCTTCGCTTCTTCAACGCAACCACAGCGATGTCATCGAAGACGTGGCGGCCAccgcagcagcagcagcagcaggaGGTGGTGGGGACTCCATGGTCGCCGTGGAATCTGGGGAATTGAAGAACAGCAACAGCGAGACCATGAACAAGAGCGAAGGCGTCGTGGTGCAAAGCGGAGGAGATGCGGCGGTGAATTGGCAAAATGCGAGGTGCAAGGCGGAGATATTAGCCCACCCTTTGTATGAGCAGCTACTGTCGGCCCACGTGTCGTGTCTTAGGATCGCCACGCCGGTGGACCAGCTCCCGAGGATCGACTCTCAGCTGGCTCAGTTGCAGCACGCGGTGGCCAAGTACTCCGCTCTTGGCGGCGCAGCCCAGGGCTTGGTTGCGGACGACAAAGAACTCGATCAGTTCATG ACGCAATATGTTGTATTGCTATGTTCGTTTAAAGAACAATTGCAACAACATGTTCGGGTCCATGCAATGGAAGCAGTTATGGCATGCTGGGAAATTGAACAATCCTTACAGAGCTTAACAG GAGTTTCACCAGGGGAAGGTACGGGGGCAACAATGTCAGATGATGATGAAGACCAAGTGGAGAGTGATGCAAACTTGTTTGATGCAAGTTTCGACGGTCCTGATTCAATGGGATTTGGCCCTCTCATTCCGACGGAGACTGAAAGGTCTTTGATGGAGCGTGTGAGACGGGAACTCAAACACGAACTCAAACAG GGTTACAAAGAGAAAATTGTTGACATAAGGGAGGAAATTTTACGTAAGAGAAGGGCAGGAAAGCTTCCAGGGGATACGACGTCGGTTTTAAAAGCTTGGTGGCAGGCACATTCCAAGTGGCCATATCCTACT gAGGAAGATAAGGCAAGGTTGGTTCAAGAAACAGGGTTACAATTAAAACAGATAAACAATTGGTTCATCAATCAAAGGAAGCGAAACTGGCACACTAATCCATCTACTTCTACCGCCTTGAAGACCAAACGTAAAAC Gtga